Genomic window (Balearica regulorum gibbericeps isolate bBalReg1 chromosome Z, bBalReg1.pri, whole genome shotgun sequence):
tctctggatggaatcccttccctgcagtgtgtcgaccacaccacacagcttggtgttgtcagccaacttgctgagggtgcacttgatcccactaaGTCCCCgacaaagacattaaacagtactggtcccagtacggACACCAGaggacaccacttgtcactgatcaCCATCcagacatcaagctgttgaccacaacaCTTTGAGAGCTACTATCcccaattccttatccaccaagtggtctaCCCActaaatccatgtctctccagtttagagacaaggatgtcatgcgggacagtgtcaaatgctttgcacaagtccaggtagatgacatcagttgcttttcccttatccaccaacgctgtaaccctgTCACAGAAGGCCATGAGTGCAAAACTTACAAGAGGAATGAAACATACAAACCTCAAATTTCAGCTAGATGATCACAGGGCCATCTTCATAACAGAGTACTAAATATaggtattttgaaaattatatttctgcaaaattgctTCCCCACATGTAATAGATccctatctttttttctctgggaCAGATTAAAGCCTTTCAgagagtaaaagaaaacaaaataaaggcaaaaatatacCTTTCCATCCCTTCTTCTTTAACTGAAATTCATTCACTGGACGTTGGATGCAATTTGACCGCAGGAACACAAAAATCATCCTAAGGTTGGTTTCATaagatacaaaaatattttaactcctACATTAATCCTAAGaactctcttaaaaaaagaaaacaaacaaaaaaaaccccaaaaaacaaatgcaaaaaaacccccaaaccaatgAACcaacaaagaaaccaaaaaatacAACAGTAGCTAGGCCAGTAAGTAGCTATGCCAGTAGTACTTTTGTACTTGTACTTTTATTAACCACTGGGGTCAGATAATCATATCTGCTGCGATCTTAAAATGGTCATTacatgatgaaatatttttggatcATATGGATTGCTGACTAACAATCTACTTAACTATGTTGgttctttttctaaagaagtTGATGAACTATTGCATTTTATCATATTATATGCCCACAGTGACCCTGCAATGTGTCACCCTTCTTCTACAGCTATGGTGACTGTTTCAGAATATGTTCTATTATAGTTAAAATCCCATAAGGATATTACAGGAGCCTGACAGGGCTCTAAATATACTTTTATAAAAAGTCTGGGTGAGCAGCATTATACTTAGCCTTCTTCCATGTTTTCATCTTGGCTTGAATTTGTAAGGAGGCTTAGGAAGATCTAAGCTCTCAGGTTCACAAAGCCAGAATCTGTTCTGCACAAAAGCAGACACAGATCACACTGAAACTCTGCATAGAACTATCTAAAAGTCAAACCAATGTTTCATCTGGAAACAGACCNNNNNNNNNNNNNNNNNNNNNNNNNNNNNNNNNNNNNNNNNNNNNNNNNNNNNNNNNNNNNNNNNNNNNNNNNNNNNNNNNNNNNNNNNNNNNNNNNNNNNNNNNNNNNNNNNNNNNNNNNNNNNNNNNNNNNNNNNNNNNNNNNNNNNNNNNNNNNNNNNNNNNNNNNNNNNNNNNNNNNNNNNNNNNNNNNNNNNNNNNNNNNNNNNNNNNNNNNNNNNNNNNNNNNNNNNNNNNNNNNNNNNNNNNNNNNNNNNNNNNNNNNNNNNNNNNNNNNNNNNNNNNNNNNNNNNNNNNNNNNNNNNNNNNNNNNNNNNNNNNNNNNNNNNNNNNNNNNNNNNNNNNNNNNNNNNNNNNNNNNNNNNNNNNNNNNNNNNNNNNNNNNNNNNNNNNNNNNNNNNNNNNNNNNNNNNNNNNNNNNNNNNNNNNNNNNNNNNNNNNNNNNNNNNNNNNNNNNNNNNNNNNNNNNNNNNNNNNNNNNNNNNNNNNNNNNNNNNNNNCCCCAAATCCCATTCCCCCCAATCCCCCCTatttcccctcccagcccccctgCCAAATCCCATTTCCCCCCCATTCCTCCCCCAACCCCCCatttccccctcccagccccccatttcccccccattccccccaaccccccatttccccccccagccccccatttccccctcccagccccccatttcccccccattccctcccagccccccatttccccctcccagccccccatttcccccccattccccccccaaccccccatttccccctcccagccccccatttccccccccaaaccccccatttcccccccatttcccccccccagccccccatttccccccaccatcagctcctcctgctcctcccggTTCCCCGCCAGCCCGTAGGTCGGGATCTCGCCCAGCGTCCGGCAGAATTCCGAGGTGGCGTTGAAGACGATGGCCCCCGCTCGGGGGTCCGGCCCCggggcccccccagccccccgcaccagctccagcacctggggggcggggggggggtgtgtcagTGGGGGGTGGGTGCCTGGGCCCCCCCTCCCTCACATTTTGGGGTGTCCATAGGATTTTATGGGTGCTGaagggggggctgggagggtccccccatcccctcatctgggggggctgcagggttttgggggtgctgggtgcctgcccccccccctcacaGTTTGGGGTGTCTGTAGGACTTCATGGGTGCTGAAAGGGGGGCTGGGAGGGTCCCCCCACCccttggtttggggggggccGTAGGActctgtgggtgctgggagagagggctatgaggatgcCCCCCGTCCCCTCAtctgggggggctgcagggttttgggggtgctgggtgcctggtcccccccccccccatttgaGACATCCATAAGActctgtgggtgctggggggggtgctgtgagggtgtcccccccccacagTTTGGGGGTTCCATAGCATTCTGTGGGTGCTGGAGGGGGGTGTGTAGGGGTGTCAGGAGGAAGATTTGGGGGTGCTGACCTTCTCGCCCCCCCCCTCgcggagctgctggagctgccgcAGGCGCCggcccttctccagctgcttctgcagctcctgctccgCCTCGTCCTCCTCCAGCGCCGGCGGCGAGGCCGGACCCTGCGTCTCttctggggggggacacacacatcCCTCAGgagggcacccaggggtgccccccacccccagacccccccctTGGCACCCATAGGTGGCCCCCAGACCCCACCGCAGCATCCATGGGTGGCCCCTGCCCCCCGACCCCCCCTCTGCACCTGGGGGTGTCCCCCAGACCCCCCTCCACACCCGGGGGTGCCCCCTAGACCCCCTTctgcacccatgagtgctcccctgcccccccccccgaccccacCTatgcacccatgggtgccaccCCACCCCTACCTCTGCACCCCTGGGTGCCTCCcatcccccccctcccgcccatGAgtgccctcctgccccccccagaccccacctgtgcacccatgggtgcccccccccagcccatgCCCCCCCCGCACCCTCGCTGCTGATGTCCATGCTCTCCAGGCGGGTGTCGTCGGACGGGAGctgggggggcccggggggaggggtggggggagcgtCGGGGTCCCCCTCCCCCTCTGcaccctcctcatcctcctgcaCCCGACGGCCTCGACCTCGTGAcctgggcagggggaagggggtTGGGTGCTGCCGTTGGCACCCTTGGGTGCTCCTGCTGGCACCCCCAGACTGAAAGCCAAACCTTCCCTTGGgtgtcccccctgcccccagcacccataGGTGCCACCTAGGACCCTCCCCAGCATCGTAggagcccccccagcacccatgggtgctccctgggacccccccagcaACCTATGAGCCCGTCCAGCACCCATGGCTGCCTCCTAgaaccttccccagcaccctAGGAGttcccccagcacccatgggtgccccctGGGCCCCTCGCAGCACCCATAGGTGCCTTCTAGGACCTTCCCCGGCACCCTAAGACGCCCTCTGGGACCCATGGGTCCTCCCTACAACACCCTCTGGGATTCCCCCCAGCACCCTAggaatgccccccccccccgcccagcacccatgggtgcccacCTGGAGCCAAAGTCCCCGCGGGTGTCACCCGGGGCCAGGGGCAGGAGGTCGTCGGCACGAAGTGGCTTCTCCTTCCGCCGGAGTCGACGCACCCGGCGCCGCGTCTTCCGAAAGGTCACgctctggggggggggcagggggatttggggggggtccTCCCGTTACCCACAATGCCCCTGGCTTagagcaccccccccccccaaattaccAGACCTCACGCTCACCCCAACCCCCCAATACTGAAAGTGAActctctccctgtcccccccaaAATTCTCTCTCGAAATAATGAGATTTGCAAACGTACCCCCCAAAAATTCCATGCTCCCCAAACTGACCCAATCCCACCTGAATTAAACCCAAAATCTCACccgctgtccccccccccccaaaatgaggCAAATCGGCCAGAATGgacccaaaccccaaaaaggGGCTCAAatcaccccacaccccccaaaatCCCTCCACTTCCCCCCTTAAATACCTccaacccccccaaatccccccgcacccccccaaAAGGGCTCAaatccccccaaatccccccagACCTCCGCAAAAAGGACtcaaaccccccaaaatccccccccTGAGCCCCCCAAAAGGATTCaaaccccccaaatccccccagagccccccaaAAGGACTCAAATCCCACCAAATCCCTCCCCAGGCCTCCCCAAAAAGGACTCAaatccccccaaatcccccccgagccccccgaAAGGACTCAAATCCCCCCCAAATCCTTTCCAGGCTCCCCCAAAAAGACTCAAATCCCCCTcgaaccccccaaaaaagaactcacccccccccaaatccccccccgAGCCCCGCAAAAGGATTCAAACCCCCCCAAGTCCCCCTCTTGAGCCCCCCAAAAGGACTCAAatccccccaaatcccctccAGGCTCCCCCAAAAAGACTCAAATCCCCCCcgaaccccccaaaaaagaactcacccccccccaaatcccccctgAGCCCCGCAAAAGGATTCAAACCCCCCCAAGTCCCTCTCTCGAGCCCCCCAAAAGGGCTCAAATCCCCCCAAATCCTCTCCAGGCTCCCCCAAAAAGATTCAAATCCCCCCAAATCCTCCCTAGACCCCCCCCAAAAGGGCTCAAATCCCCCCAAATCTCCCTCCAGGCCCCCCCAAAAGGACTCACCATCTCCTGGGGGGTCAGGTACTCGGGGGCCAGGCGGAGGGGGGGCAACTCCAGGCTTTGGGGGGCAGGGCCAGAGGCGGGGGGCTGCTGCCGGGGGTCCCCAAGGCCACCCCCCCCCGGCGTCGTCCCCTGCGGCCCCAGGCGGAAGGAGGGGCGCTGGGGGGGGTCGGCGTATTTGGGGAGCACCACGTGTTCCTTGGGGCCCTGTGACACGGGAAAACACgggaaaacacaggaaaacgCTGCTGGGGAGGGACGTGACAGGCGGAGGGTGTGGGGACACGgggtgggggacacacacacacacctggggggcagcggcggggtcCTCGTCCTCGTAGGGGACGTAGGGCGGCTTCTTCTTGCGCAGCTCGGCGTTCTCCTGCGCCTGCTCCTCGGCCACCAAGGTCACGTTCACCAGGACGTCCTCGCTCTCCTCCAGCACCCCTGGGGACACCGAGGGACGGGGCTgagggacatggggacaccCAGGGACGTGGGGACGGGGCTTGGGGACACCGAGGGACGGGACATGGGGACACCCAGGGACGGGGCTGAGGGACACGGGGACACCCAGGGACATGGGGACGGGGCTTGGGGACACCAAAGGACAGGGACACTGGGGGATGCAGCTTGGGGACACTGAAGGATGGGGACACAAGGGACGTGGCTTGGGGACACTAGGGACGCGGCTTGGGGACACTGAGGGATGGGGACACAAGGGACGCGGCTTGGGGACACTGAGGGACATGGGGATAAGGCTTGAGGACACCAGCAGATGGGGCTTAAGGACATCGGGGGAACGGGGACACCAAAGGACAGGGCTTGGGGACAGTGAGGGATGCGGCTTGGGGACACCGAGGGACGGGGACACCAAGGGATGGGGcttggggacacggggacaccaGGGGACGGGGGGATGGGGCTCAGGGATACCGAGGGATGGGGCTTGGGGACACCAAGAGACAGGAACACCGGGGGACAGGGCTTGGGGACACAGGAACACTAAGGGACACAGGGATGGGGCTTGGGGACAttgggggacggggacaccgaGGGACGTGGCTCGGGGCTTGGGGACATCGAGGGACACCAAGGGACGGGATGAACAGCACCAACCCAGGgcggggggacacagggacagagCAAGGGGCAGCGGCAGGACACGGGTGACACCACATGccaccggggggggggacatggcaccgtgtccccccccacTTCTGTCGTTTTGGGGGAGGTGACAGGCCCCATGTCCCCTTGGTGGGCAGGTCACGTTCCCTCTCTGCGTCCCCCGAGGGACATCACGGCCCCATTATCCCCTTTGCGAGGGGTTCACACACCAAACGTCCCCTCTCTGCGTCACCTGGGGACGTCACGTCCCCtccctgtgtgtccccccccagctcacccTTGTCCTTGAGGGTGAGGACGAGGGTCTCCCCCTCCCGGAAGGCCCCCAGGTCGTGCTCCACCGTCAGCCCCTGCAGGTCCCGCGAGCTGTAGAggtcctggggtggggggacacagggaggTCAGGCTGAGGACCGAGGTGTCCCTAAAAGTCCCCAAACCTGTCCCCAACTcaccctcttcctcttcatgAACTCCTCCTCCACCAAGGTGCTGACACCGAACTCCTGGtccatctcctccagcagcttggCCTGGAATAGGAAAGGGACCAGTTGAACCAGTTGGATGTTCCCAAGACCACAAAGAGCGGTGGGACCATCCCAGAGCGCTAAAGAAGTCAACGTGGGGCCCAAACACATCAATGCGGGGCAGGAAGAACCTTCTCAACCATCTACCACAGGTTTTGGGACACTCAGGAGGTCCCCGTTGACCCTATTTTGGTGCATAAAGATTCATACAGCAATCTTAAACACCCCAAAAAGTCCCATTTAACCTCAACGCCTGGACAAACGTTGAAGAACCCCAACCAGATTCTACTGAGAACATCTAAACGCCAACGTGACCATCAACTGTGGTCAAGGCAAGTTCCTGCGTTGCCTTAATTAACTTGATGACCTTCTACAAGCAAATCAGCCACCCGGTGGATGAAGAGAAGGTGGCGGATGGGATGGGGGCTGGAGATCCACTCTCCAGATGGGATCTCAGGGGGGTTTGGTGGCTCAACCAAGAGCTCAACCAGCAGCCAAACAACTCAACGATCATACTAAGGTGGCACAAAAATACGCTGGGGacatgcaaatgaaataaaaacccaacTAATTCTGTcccaaaaagcaacaaaaacgCTTCCAAAAAAGGAAGCACGTGGTCCAAAACCATCATTTGTTTGGGTAACGCCCATAAAACTTCTCATCAAACTACAGATCACCCCAAAGCAAcgggagaaaaaaaccaaaaattattcGTGGGGGGGGCGTGCGGAGGGAGAAGGAGCCACCCCAGACACCTGGGATCGCCCCCACCCGCACCCACCCTCTTCTCCGCCAActccttctcctgctgcagcttccGGCTCCTCTCGATCCAAGCGGCCGCGTCATCCAACCACGGGTCATCCTCTCCCAACGTCTTGATCTTCCTACAGATATTTTGGGgtaaaaccccccaaaatttGGGGctttacccccccccccagggaagGGTCTTTCtcccccacccatgggtgcctcACCCCAATTTTTGATTGAGAAGCCGTTTCTCCTTGGCGGCCGCCAACTTCTCCCGGATCTCCTCCCGTTGCCGTTGCACCAACGGGTTGATGACATCAGCTGCCACCGGGTCCTCCTTGGTCCCAGCCTCTgtcagggaggggggggggggggaacaccccaaaaattagaaaatgggtgctgggtgcccccAAACgtggtgggggggggcagggagcagtTTGTGGTGGTGGCACCGCTCACCTTTCTTGACGGTTGTTGTCTCCAGCGGCTTCAGCCCCAGCTTGGCGCGGAGTTTGCTGgaaaggggggggaaaggtgGGTGGGGGGAACCCAAAGGGGTGTCAcgcagtggggggggggcaggggtgcCTCCCCAAATGGGGTgtcagtgggggggggggggtcgctCACTTAGTTTCCTCCACGCTGAGAGACGACTCGGCTGCAGCGGCCTTGGGGGCTGCGGCTGGGAAAAAGTTAATTAATTGGGGGGTCATTAacgaagggggggggggcggctccTTCTCCACCCCCCCAAATCACCTCCCATGTAACCCCAGGACGCCCCAGCACCTCACAaccccccccagggcccctcTGAGTGCTGCCCCACCCAAACCTgcacccccaggaccccccaaaaccccccaggGCCCCTCTGAGTGCTGCCCCACCCAAACCTgcacccccaggaccccccaaaccccccccagggcccctcTGAGTGCTGCCCCACCCAAACCTGCACCCCCAGGACCCTCCAaccccccccagggcccctcTGAGTGCTGCCCCACCCAAACCTgcacccccaggacccccaggaccccccaaaaccccccaggGCCCCTCTGAGTGCTGCCCCACCCAAACCTgcacccccaggacccccaggaccccccaaaaccccccaggGCCCCTCTGAGTGCTGCCCCACCCAAACCTGCACCCCAcaaccccccccagcaccccacaaccgcccccccccgcctcaccGGGCTCCTCCCGCTCCTCCCGCCGTTCCCTCTTCCCCCGCCGCTCGGCCTCGGCGCCTCCCCGGCCATGGCCGCTCCTTCCCGGCTCTTCAGGCCCACCGCGACGGGAGGAAGAAGAACCGGAGCCGCCaccggagccgccgccgcctcccccgctACTTCGTTCCCCCCGGGAACGGCTGCGTTtcccccgccgctccccgccgcggTGCCGGTGTTTGCGGTGCTCCCGGGGCCGTCCCGCGGTGCTGCTTCCCCCCGTCGGGGtcgctcccgccgccgccggagccTCCTCGGCCGCCTCGGACCCGCCGCGCTCCCGGTGCTTCTTCGAGGAGCCCATGGCCGCGCCGCCACCGCTTCCGGGAGCGAAGCTTCACTTCCGGAGCATCACCAGGGCAACACTGTAAATCCCGCCTCTGCCACTTCCGGAAAGGGACCATGCTGCAACAGGGCACGTTCCTGATTGGCTGTCGCCAAAGAGGCATTTCTGGTAGTGAGGGGCGTTGCTATGGAGGAGGGGGAGCATCCAGGAGGAACCAttccatgggggggggggggaagcaagaCGAGGCCGCACCATTCGGGACTTCCCCAGAGGCTCGGACACCCCAGGGGGAGCGGACACCGGGGATCTACCACGCCGAGAGGCAGCGGGGATACGGGGATCCCCTCAGGAGACCCCATTCGGGCCGTCGGCTGGGGGTGTCCCAAAACGGTGGCTCCCTATGGTGTAACAAAATGGCGTCTCCCTTGGGGTACAACAAAATGGCGACGCCCTTAGGGTGCAACAAAATGGCGGCTCGTTGGGGGTGCAACAAAATGGCGCGCGTtcgggtcgggggggggggggaaacacaCCTTGTACGGGACGGGGGGTGGCGGGGCCCCCCCGAGGCGGGAGAGGGGCCGAGACCCGCAGACTCGGGGCTCCCCCGCTCGGAGAGGACGGGggacaacccccccccccccgccatttCCCGCGGGGCCTCCGTTACCCCCCCCCGAACCCAGACCgggagccgccccccccccggcctcgTGCACTTTGATCCGCCCAGGCCAGGCGCCTCAGCGGCGCCGGGGGCGTGGCGGGGCGCGTGGCGAGGGCGGGAGTGGGCGGGGCGCGAGCGGGGTATAAAAGGcggcgccccgccccgccccctcgTTAGTTTAGTCAGCAGCAAAGCGGCGCAGGTAgtgggggggctctggggggttttggggtacCCGGCGGTTCTTTGGGGCTCTCTCACGGTTTTTGGAGTGCTCAGGGGGGTGTTGAGGTGCAGGGAAGATCCTAGAGCTCCCTCGAAAGGTAttgggggggccctggggggtgtctggggctgcagggggccTTGGGGGGCCTCCCTGAGGGTATTGGGGTGCTCTGGGGGGGGGTTAGGGTCTCCTGAGGGGCATTGGGGTGTCCTGGGGGAGTTCAGGGTCCCTTAGGGGAGTTGGGgtgcgcgggggggggggtgttcagGGTCCCTTAGGGGGATTCAGATCCCCTGGGGGGGGTTCAGGGTCTTCTGAGGGATATTGGGGTGTTCTAGGAGGGGGTTCAGGGCCCCTTAAGGAGACTGGGGTGCCCTGTGGGGGGGGTTCAGGGTCACTTAGGGGTATTGGGGTGCCCTGGGTGGGCCTTTGGGGGGGTCTTAGGGCCTCCTGAGGGTGTTGTGGTACTCAGGGGGATTCTTGGGGTGCAGGAGCACGTCCCTTTAAATCTTTTGGGGtgctcttcctcccccccccccccagaccatGGAGGCGGACGCTGAATCCCCCCCCCGTGACCTGGAGCTGTCGACGCTGGAAGCCGAGAAACAACCGATGGCGGCGGCGGTGGAGGATGAAGAAAGGGGGGACCCTGGTCGCCCCCGGCCCGATCCTGTGCCCCCCCAAATTGGCGAAAAAAATGGGCTGGTGAAAATCCCCCAAGATGAAGAATTAGGAGGGGGGGAAAATTTGGGGGGCTGTAAATTTACGGGGTTGGGGAAAGAGGAATTGCTGCAGGCGGCGGGGGCCCCTGCCTGGGCGAAGGCTCggaccatcctcctcctccttttctggctgggatggctggggatgttgggggccgccgccgccatcgTCGCCCGAGCCCCCCGATGTCGCCCTCTGCCCCCCCGCACCTGGTGGGAACTTGGGGGGCTCTATCGGGCACCCCCTGGCCCCTTTGCCAAGGATTTGAAAGGTGAGAGGgaattggggggtggggggggattGGGATGTTTTAAGGGAGGACGTGCCCCCGTgttggggacaccccccccccaaggggACCCTggtgttggggtggggggtAGTGGGAGCCCCCCTGTACCCCCAAATCTTGTCCCCAGGCATGTGGGGTGGGGACGTCCCACTGATTatcacccccaccccccaaaaaagactgagggttttttgggggtgggggccAGGAagtggggaccccccccccccgtaacCCCCCAGTAGTTGGGGGGTCCCCAAGGGACCCATTTTtttggggcaggggctgccaaATTACTGACTCCCCCCAAGAAAAAGGCTCCATGTGCTGCCCCAGCGGTTTCatcagccgggggggggggggcagtgacTCAGCATTTGGGTTCCCCCTCCCCGCGCTTTGGGGGGGGCCTGTGGTTTTGGAGAGGGTTCCCCAAATCCTGGTGAGagccccccacctctcccaagGGAAATCCTCAAGTTgagaggggtggggggctgggtttgggggttttctccACCCCAAAGCtgttttggggggctgggggtggttTTAGGGGACCCCCCCCAAGCCTGGGAGGGGAATTTAGGGGTTCCGGGTTCCCTCAGACCTGGGAGGTGTTTTGGGGGAGCCCGGGGGGATCCTGGGGGTCCCAGGAGTTTTGGGGGTCAGGaggcagccgggggggggtAGGATGTCTGAGGGGCTTTTGGAGAACCCCTGGGGGTGTTGTGGTCCCCAGGAGCATTTGGGGGGGGCGCCTGAAGGAGAATTGGGGTACAGACACCCCCCTTAGTGTCCTGGGGGGTCCCAGGGAGCATTTTTGGGGACTTCTGGTGGTGTTCGGGTCACCATGAGCACTTTAGAGAGCACTGGGGGGGGAGGATTAGGGTACAGCCCCCCTCATGTGGAATTTGGGGatccctggggaagggggttGGGGTCCTGGGGGGCCTTTGGGGGACCCCTGGGGGGGTGTTAGGACCCCAGAATTCTTTTGGGGTACCCTGCGGGGTTCAGAATTGGGGTTCaccccctttttccccctcccttccccaaggCGTGGCGGAGCGGCTGGACCACGTGGCGGGGCTGCAGATGCgggggctggtgctggggccGCTGCACCCCCAAACCTCGGGGGACCCTGAAAACTTGTCCCTGGAGCAGCTGGACCCGCTGCTGGGCTCCCTCCAGGACTTTGCTGATCTCCTGCAGGCTGCCAAGAAGAAGGGTGAGGGGCACCCCAAAACTGGCCGGGAGGCACCCCAAAACTTGGGGAGAAGGGCAGGACTTTGGtaacggggtgggggggtccccaaatGTGGGGGGTACCCTAAAAACGGGGAGGGGATCGCAGTGCTGAGAGGTACTGGGGGGAGGCACGGAGTGGGGGGCGCAAAAGGGGGGATACCCCAAAATTAGGGGAGACCCCAAATGTCTGGAGGGGGGTGTCttgaggggtttgggggtgcccTGACACCCCCTCTCCCCTGTTGCGCCCCCCAGGACTGCAAGTGATTCTGGATCTGACCCCCAATTATTTGGGGAACCAGACCTGGTTCGGTGAGAACGTTGCCGAGAATTTGGGGTTGCAGGAGAAGGTCAAGGTGCGTGGGGCGCCCCacggcgagggggggggggcagttaTGGGGTGTGGAAGGTTTGGGGGACAGTTCTGTGGGGGTGGGCggttgtggggtggggggggggggagctgtgGGGCCTATAGGGTGTGTGGGGGATGGGACCTGTGGGGCCCATGGAGTGGGGGGAGctatgggggtggggggggtgggcaggggggtgcCGTGCCGTGGGGCAGAGCGGtgacccccccgcccccgcccccagcGGGCGCTGAGCGTGTGGCTGGAGCGCGGTGTGGCCGGCTTCTTCCTGGACGGCATCGAGGAGCtgcaggtggggggggggtggacgGACTTGGGGGGcaggaattggggggggggggggacctgGGGGCAGGAATGGGGGGGGAACTGGGGTGCAAGaatggggggggtgggaatggggggctgggggagggatTGGGGGCTGGGaatggggggctggggggggctgggggcagacCTGGGGGGCTTGGGGGGATGACCTGGGGGGGCAGGAATGGGGGAGCAGG
Coding sequences:
- the SART1 gene encoding U4/U6.U5 tri-snRNP-associated protein 1, whose product is MGSSKKHRERGGSEAAEEAPAAAGATPTGGSSTAGRPREHRKHRHRGGERRGKRSRSRGERSSGGGGGGSGGGSGSSSSRRGGPEEPGRSGHGRGGAEAERRGKRERREEREEPAAAPKAAAAESSLSVEETNKLRAKLGLKPLETTTVKKEAGTKEDPVAADVINPLVQRQREEIREKLAAAKEKRLLNQKLGKIKTLGEDDPWLDDAAAWIERSRKLQQEKELAEKRAKLLEEMDQEFGVSTLVEEEFMKRKRDLYSSRDLQGLTVEHDLGAFREGETLVLTLKDKGVLEESEDVLVNVTLVAEEQAQENAELRKKKPPYVPYEDEDPAAAPQGPKEHVVLPKYADPPQRPSFRLGPQGTTPGGGGLGDPRQQPPASGPAPQSLELPPLRLAPEYLTPQEMSVTFRKTRRRVRRLRRKEKPLRADDLLPLAPGDTRGDFGSRSRGRGRRVQEDEEGAEGEGDPDAPPTPPPGPPQLPSDDTRLESMDISSEEETQGPASPPALEEDEAEQELQKQLEKGRRLRQLQQLREGGGEKVLELVRGAGGAPGPDPRAGAIVFNATSEFCRTLGEIPTYGLAGNREEQEELMNRFWLCEPESLDLPKPPYKFKPR
- the SLC3A2 gene encoding amino acid transporter heavy chain SLC3A2 — protein: MEADAESPPRDLELSTLEAEKQPMAAAVEDEERGDPGRPRPDPVPPQIGEKNGLVKIPQDEELGGGENLGGCKFTGLGKEELLQAAGAPAWAKARTILLLLFWLGWLGMLGAAAAIVARAPRCRPLPPRTWWELGGLYRAPPGPFAKDLKGVAERLDHVAGLQMRGLVLGPLHPQTSGDPENLSLEQLDPLLGSLQDFADLLQAAKKKGLQVILDLTPNYLGNQTWFGENVAENLGLQEKVKRALSVWLERGVAGFFLDGIEELQPSVVAEWRNLTEQHSSDGVPRVLMGGTRLQDPPQLLELLNSSGLGLVLGPFLEALGPDPPPETLAPQLLNFLRPKIPLAWSVGSPWRHLAGLSPPRAPQRLLLLWAALPGTPVLSYGDELGLTDPPGDRGQLTPMPWAVVERIREEQNSTEAQRLELCRRLGALRVRERSLSLGEVEAIPSDRAAVFLRSWDQSERFLVVLNPGGQHITELALKDPRLPPKATLRLSTHRPLPQDPHVDLGALELLPYEGLLISFPYAP